A stretch of the Actinoalloteichus fjordicus genome encodes the following:
- a CDS encoding DUF3107 domain-containing protein, whose product MEVKIGVADSSRELVLTSSQSPDEVETLITDALGDKQGLLTLVDDKGRRYVVPTGRIAYIEIGPSEARRVGFAVNG is encoded by the coding sequence GTGGAGGTAAAGATCGGCGTCGCGGACAGCTCTCGGGAGCTAGTCCTGACCAGCTCGCAGTCGCCGGATGAGGTGGAGACGCTCATCACCGATGCACTGGGTGACAAGCAGGGTCTGCTCACCCTGGTGGATGACAAGGGCAGGCGGTACGTGGTCCCGACCGGGCGGATCGCCTATATCGAGATCGGCCCGAGCGAAGCGCGACGGGTCGGCTTCGCCGTCAACGGCTGA
- a CDS encoding TetR/AcrR family transcriptional regulator: MTETAPETEHTARGVRLPRTARRAQLLSAAQHVFVANGYHAAAMDEIADRAGVSKPVLYQHFPGKLDLYLALLETQADELVRRLDAAIESTTDNKLRVHAAVAAYFDFVNGEGHAYRLVFESDLRGEPAVEQAIENATSQCVETITRAVTADAGLDEERARLLAVGLAGLSQVTARYWLNDGRALPQDDAVALIAGLAWRGIGGFPLQSG; encoded by the coding sequence ATGACCGAGACGGCGCCGGAGACGGAACACACCGCACGCGGAGTGCGGCTGCCGCGCACCGCACGGCGCGCACAGCTCCTCAGCGCCGCCCAACACGTGTTCGTCGCGAACGGGTACCACGCCGCGGCGATGGACGAGATCGCCGATCGCGCGGGCGTCAGCAAGCCCGTCCTCTACCAGCACTTCCCCGGCAAGCTCGACCTGTATCTGGCACTGCTGGAGACCCAGGCCGACGAGCTCGTGCGCAGGCTGGACGCGGCCATCGAGTCGACCACGGACAACAAGCTGCGCGTGCACGCGGCGGTGGCCGCCTACTTCGACTTCGTCAACGGCGAGGGACACGCCTATCGGCTGGTGTTCGAGTCGGACCTGCGTGGCGAGCCCGCCGTGGAGCAGGCCATCGAGAACGCGACGTCCCAATGCGTCGAGACGATCACCCGCGCGGTGACCGCAGACGCCGGACTGGACGAGGAACGGGCCAGACTGCTCGCGGTCGGCCTCGCAGGCCTCAGCCAGGTGACGGCTCGCTACTGGCTGAACGACGGCCGTGCGCTGCCCCAGGACGACGCCGTCGCGCTGATCGCGGGCCTCGCCTGGCGGGGCATCGGGGGCTTCCCGCTCCAGTCGGGCTGA
- a CDS encoding alpha/beta fold hydrolase, with protein sequence MTPPQPQHPPPRFGQESRPRRASRSAGESPTPGAGPGTSSGPTAESTAKARSGFRLPNWAARRATHRPDLTWVPLSDVELPPLDLTRRPWPGRTLEVAGTRLHVRETPAETPDAPTAVYLHGLAGSASNWTDLAGLLRVRLNGISVDLPGFGRSAPPDGFLYTPAAHVRMVVRLLESRRAEPVHLLGNSFGGLVAAIVAATRPDLVATLTLISPAVPDLRPSPDRLSDPRFPLTYLPLVGKPVRRALAAMTPLARAEQMMRVCFARPDLVPRHRLEEFAAEMARLSRTSWAGPALGRTTMAMIRFWLARGDRSLWRVLPRVSAPTLVIWGTEDRLMSARKAVRTATALPHGRLLMLPYTGHVAQMEQPELVAKAVLGMVTAPWLPETVSSEASTRIVPEPLTDTPVLGGDEWGRSGGMAV encoded by the coding sequence GTGACGCCTCCACAGCCGCAGCACCCGCCGCCGCGATTCGGCCAGGAGTCCCGGCCTCGACGAGCGAGCCGGTCCGCAGGCGAATCCCCCACACCGGGCGCCGGGCCGGGAACCTCGTCGGGGCCGACGGCGGAGAGCACGGCGAAGGCGAGGTCCGGATTCCGGCTGCCGAACTGGGCCGCCCGACGGGCGACGCACCGGCCGGACCTCACCTGGGTCCCCTTGTCGGACGTGGAGCTGCCGCCGCTCGATCTGACCCGACGTCCCTGGCCGGGCCGCACGTTGGAGGTGGCGGGCACCCGGCTGCACGTCAGGGAGACCCCCGCCGAGACGCCGGACGCGCCGACCGCCGTCTACCTGCATGGACTCGCGGGCTCGGCGTCCAACTGGACCGACCTGGCAGGCCTGCTGCGGGTGCGGCTGAACGGCATCTCGGTCGATCTGCCCGGCTTCGGCCGCTCGGCGCCGCCCGACGGATTCCTCTACACGCCTGCGGCACATGTGCGGATGGTGGTCCGGCTGCTGGAGAGTCGCAGGGCCGAGCCGGTCCACCTGCTGGGGAACTCCTTCGGCGGCCTGGTCGCGGCGATCGTCGCGGCCACCAGACCAGACCTGGTGGCCACCCTGACCTTGATCTCGCCTGCGGTGCCCGACCTGCGGCCGAGTCCGGACCGGCTGTCCGATCCGCGCTTCCCGCTGACCTACCTGCCGCTGGTCGGAAAGCCGGTCCGGCGGGCACTGGCCGCGATGACCCCGTTGGCGCGGGCCGAGCAGATGATGCGGGTGTGCTTCGCCCGACCCGACCTGGTGCCGCGTCACCGGCTCGAGGAGTTCGCCGCCGAGATGGCCAGGCTGAGCCGCACCTCGTGGGCCGGGCCCGCCCTCGGCCGTACGACGATGGCGATGATCCGGTTCTGGCTGGCCAGAGGAGACCGTTCGCTGTGGCGGGTGCTGCCGAGGGTGTCGGCGCCCACGTTGGTGATCTGGGGCACAGAGGATCGCCTGATGAGCGCCCGCAAGGCGGTCCGCACCGCGACCGCGCTCCCGCACGGCAGGCTGCTGATGCTGCCCTACACCGGCCACGTCGCCCAGATGGAGCAGCCCGAACTGGTGGCGAAGGCGGTGCTGGGGATGGTCACCGCACCCTGGTTGCCCGAGACGGTGAGCTCGGAGGCCTCGACGCGGATCGTTCCGGAGCCGCTGACCGACACGCCCGTCCTCGGCGGTGATGAATGGGGTCGTTCCGGAGGTATGGCAGTCTGA
- a CDS encoding DUF3152 domain-containing protein — protein MPPTTQGSRRDADPRGRSRVQNSTEPRRRNGPSSDEDDDAGSFDGPAELEPLAASWQPVPADERPSAVEQDDARGLRSIHRRFGWRLYAVPLLVVLTVVVVLDVLRTPADSASAPSDVATQEPGGAGGPTAGSGEEPSPLEPVDVEIANAELPDGEAFATTGSGDFRLLAGTTDVLGEAGDLHTYTVEVEEGLDVAADEDAFSLMVDQTLVDPRSWPGMGEVTMQRVDDPAAVPDVRITLVSQQTAAAACGEVLPFEVSCLVTEDGGDRAYLNAARWTRGAHSYESNLADFRHYMVNHEVGHHLGLRHVACGTDGDLARVMMDQAVSLADEDLSLLGEAGGIEGSGPDGSAVCRPNAWPNPVIDAN, from the coding sequence GTGCCGCCGACCACGCAGGGATCACGTCGCGACGCCGACCCTCGTGGCAGGTCGCGCGTCCAGAACTCCACCGAACCGCGACGGCGGAACGGCCCGTCGAGCGACGAGGACGACGACGCGGGCTCCTTCGACGGACCCGCCGAACTCGAGCCCCTGGCGGCCTCCTGGCAGCCGGTGCCTGCCGACGAGCGGCCGTCGGCCGTGGAGCAGGACGACGCGCGCGGCCTGCGGTCGATTCACCGCCGCTTCGGCTGGCGGCTCTACGCGGTTCCCCTGCTCGTGGTGTTGACCGTCGTCGTCGTGCTCGATGTCCTTCGCACCCCCGCCGACTCCGCGTCGGCGCCTAGCGACGTGGCGACGCAGGAGCCCGGCGGCGCGGGCGGCCCGACGGCCGGGTCCGGCGAGGAGCCGAGCCCGTTGGAACCGGTGGACGTGGAGATCGCGAACGCCGAACTGCCCGACGGCGAGGCGTTCGCGACGACGGGTTCCGGAGACTTCCGACTGTTGGCGGGCACGACCGACGTCCTGGGCGAGGCGGGCGACCTGCACACCTACACGGTCGAGGTCGAGGAGGGTCTCGACGTGGCGGCGGACGAGGACGCCTTCTCCCTGATGGTGGACCAGACGCTCGTCGATCCGCGCAGCTGGCCGGGGATGGGCGAGGTGACGATGCAGCGGGTGGACGATCCTGCGGCCGTCCCCGACGTCAGGATCACCCTGGTCTCCCAGCAGACCGCGGCGGCGGCCTGCGGCGAGGTGCTGCCCTTCGAGGTCTCCTGTCTGGTCACCGAGGACGGCGGCGACCGGGCCTACCTGAACGCGGCCCGCTGGACTCGCGGTGCACACTCTTACGAGTCGAACCTGGCCGACTTCCGCCATTACATGGTGAATCACGAGGTCGGCCACCACCTCGGCCTGCGGCATGTCGCCTGTGGCACCGACGGCGATCTGGCCAGGGTGATGATGGACCAGGCGGTCAGCCTCGCCGACGAGGACCTGAGCCTGCTGGGCGAGGCGGGCGGAATCGAGGGCTCCGGGCCCGACGGCAGCGCGGTGTGCAGGCCGAACGCGTGGCCGAATCCGGTGATCGACGCAAACTAG